Proteins encoded in a region of the Panicum hallii strain FIL2 chromosome 3, PHallii_v3.1, whole genome shotgun sequence genome:
- the LOC112885159 gene encoding uncharacterized protein LOC112885159 produces MAAGYAEQLLGRVSSLVQTCTRRVSRATRRLLRHRKKPAAALCARGAAIDKKGSEVALWSRRILMGERCQPLDFVGAIHYDSFGRRLARPPTPRSASSLSCRSSGSAAASDEDASYLENADA; encoded by the coding sequence ATGGCAGCGGGCTACGCGGAGCAGCTCCTGGGCCGGGTGTCGAGCCTGGTGCAGACGTGCACCCGGCGCGTGTCGCGCGCCACCCGGCGCCTCCTCCGGCACAGGAAGaaaccggcggcggcgctgtgcgcgcgcggggcggccaTCGACAAGAAGGGCAGCGAGGTGGCCCTGTGGAGCCGGCGGATCCTGATGGGGGAGCGGTGCCAGCCGCTAGACTTCGTGGGCGCCATCCACTACGacagcttcgggcggcggctgGCGCGGCCGCCCACGCCGCGCTCCGCGTCCTCCCTGTCGTGCCGCTCCtccggcagcgccgccgcctccgacgAAGACGCGAGCTACCTGGAGAACGCCGACGCCTGA
- the LOC112885158 gene encoding bidirectional sugar transporter SWEET5-like, which yields MVSPDAVRDIVGIIGNVISFGLFLSPLPTFIQIVQKGDVEKFVPDPYLATFLNCALWVFYGLPIVHPNSILVVTINGAGLVIETVYLSIFFAYSPRPKRLKMLGVLAVELVFVAAVVAGVLLGAHDTDKRSLVVGSICIFFGTLMYAAPLTVMKRVITTKSVEYMPFTLSFVSFLNGICWTTYALIRFDIFITIPNGLGTLLGLAQLILYFCYYGSTPKPSDDSNNSMELPVTTAGDEGKN from the exons ATGGTGAGCCCCGACGCCGTCCGCGACATCGTCGGCATCATCG GCAACGTCATATCGTTCGGCCTGTTCCTGTCGCCGCTGCCAACGTTCATCCAGATCGTGCAGAAGGGCGACGTGGAGAAGTTCGTGCCGGACCCGTACCTGGCGACGTTCCTCAACTGCGCGCTGTGGGTGTTCTACGGCCTCCCCATCGTGCACCCCAACAGCATCCTCGTGGTCACCATCAACGGCGCGGGCCTCGTCATCGAGACCGTCTACCTCTCCATCTTCTTCGCCTACTCGCCCAGGCCCAAGCGCCTCAAGATGCTGGGCGTCCTCGCCGTGGAGCTCGTCTTCGTCGCAGCCGTCGTCgcgggggtgctcctcggcgCGCACGACACCGACAAGCGCTCCCTCGTCGTCGGCAGCATCTGCATCTTCTTCGGCACGCTCATGTACGCCGCGCCGCTCACCGTCATGAAGCGCGTGATTACCACCAAGAGCGTCGAGTACATGCCCTTCACGCTCTCCTTCGTCAGCTTCCTCAACGGCATCTGCTGGACTACCTACGCGCTCATCCGATTCGACATCTTCATCACG ATCCCCAACGGCCTGGGAACGCTGCTGGGCTTGGCGCAGCTGATCCTCTACTTCTGCTACTACGGGTCGACGCCCAAACCGAGCGACGACAGCAATAATAGCATGGAGCTGCCGGTGAcgacggccggcgacgagggcaAGAActag
- the LOC112887887 gene encoding uncharacterized protein LOC112887887, with protein sequence MAGGGTGKATCYAVLGVARDASAAEIRSAWRRLSLKWHPDKLKGAEDHSRLKEQALARYHEIQEAYKVLSDPSRKAMYDAGLLLQQQFDAAHGHGGDKRYLIAMQERLGASSDTVDELSDKVHKIEIKSSSLSARTGRPACGRINLFFTFTTAAAPDAGTSRGAAAGPRYARGAGSSSAPPRRAAPRKMLRQKMIEARLRCDRKD encoded by the exons ATGGCAGGCGGGGGCACCGGGAAGGCGACCTGCTACGCGGTGCTGGGCGTGGCTCGTGACGCGTCCGCCGCCGAGATCCGCTCCGCCTGGCGCCGCCTGTCCCTG AAATGGCACCCGGACAAGCTGAAGGGGGCAGAAGATCACTCTCGTCTGAAGGAGCAAGCCCTGGCCAGGTACCACGAGATCCAGGAGGCCTACAAAG TGCTGTCGGACCCGTCGAGGAAGGCCATGTACGACGCGGGCCTGCTCCTGCAGCAGCAGTTCGATGCTGCCCACGGCCACGGCGGCGACAAG CGATATTTGATCGCCATGCAGGAGCGTCTTGGCGCCAGCAGCGATACCGTGGACGAGCTGTCGGACAAGGTCCACAAGATTGAGATCAAGAGCTCCTCCTTGTCGGCTCGCACCGGACGGCCAGCCTGTGGACGGATCAATCTGTTCTTCACCTTCACCACCGCGGCGGCGCCCGACGCGGGGACCAGCCGCGGCGCTGCCGCCGGCCCCCGGTATGCCCGAGGTGCAGGCTCCTCctcggccccgccccgccgtgcTGCCCCGCGCAAGATGCTACGACAGAAGATGATTGAGGCCAGGCTGCGGTGCGACCGCAAAGACTAG